In Candidatus Palauibacter soopunensis, one genomic interval encodes:
- a CDS encoding DUF1080 domain-containing protein: MKRRIDSFKLSSPAKWALVIFGTGAVSGCGQAEAGSGTEGAVAEDDDVETQAAANQLSAAEVADGFELLFDGESLDAWRGFRMDGVPAGWSAKEGALAFTPGVGGGTLITRDTYTDFDLRLEWRVGEGGNSGIFFGISENTERAFESGPEMQVLDNAGHYDGGNPLTSAGSNYGLHAPPGDVSNPAGEWNEARIVRHGNQVVHWLNGVQVVEYEIGSTEWEALVAGSKFVEWPDYGRHHEGHLGVQDHGDPVWYRNIRVRRIQ, from the coding sequence GTGAAGCGACGTATCGATTCGTTCAAGCTGTCGTCCCCGGCGAAATGGGCCCTCGTGATCTTCGGGACGGGCGCCGTGTCGGGGTGCGGGCAGGCGGAGGCCGGGTCAGGGACGGAGGGAGCCGTCGCCGAGGACGATGACGTCGAGACGCAGGCGGCCGCCAACCAACTCTCCGCGGCGGAGGTCGCCGACGGCTTCGAACTCCTCTTCGACGGGGAGTCGCTCGACGCGTGGCGGGGGTTCCGGATGGACGGCGTCCCCGCGGGCTGGAGCGCGAAGGAGGGCGCGCTCGCCTTCACGCCCGGTGTCGGAGGCGGGACGCTCATCACGCGCGACACCTACACGGACTTCGACCTGCGCCTCGAGTGGAGGGTCGGCGAGGGCGGCAACAGCGGGATCTTCTTCGGCATCTCCGAGAACACCGAGCGCGCGTTCGAATCGGGCCCGGAAATGCAGGTCCTCGACAACGCGGGGCACTACGACGGCGGCAATCCGCTCACGTCGGCGGGGTCGAACTACGGCCTGCACGCGCCTCCCGGGGACGTCTCGAACCCGGCCGGCGAGTGGAACGAGGCGCGGATCGTCCGCCACGGCAACCAGGTCGTCCACTGGCTGAACGGCGTCCAGGTCGTCGAGTACGAGATCGGTTCCACCGAATGGGAGGCGCTGGTGGCGGGGAGCAAGTTCGTGGAGTGGCCCGACTACGGCCGGCACCACGAGGGCCACCTCGGCGTCCAGGACCACGGCGACCCCGTCTGGTACCGCAACATCCGCGTCCGCCGCATCCAGTAG